In the Streptomyces spororaveus genome, CGGGCCGTCACCCCTGCGACGGCCCGCCCTTCGGCGCGCAGGCGCGCCCGGTCACGCCTTGAGGGCGCGCCCGGCCACGGTCAGCGCGAGGCGGCGGGGCGCCAGGGCGGACGCCGTGGCGGAGAGCCGGTTGCCGAGACCGACCACGATGCTGGGCGGGGTCTTGCCGCGTTCCAGTGCCCGGCGCGTGGCGGTGACGACCTGCTCCGGGGTGGCCATGCGGCCCACGGCGGCGTCCCGGCTGCCGACGACGTCGAAGAACTCGGTGCGGACCGGGCCCGGCGAGACGGCGAGCACCCGCAGGGAGGAGGCGCGCGTCTCGTACGCGACGGCCTCGGTGAAGTTCAGGACGAAGGCCTTCGTGGCGCCGTAGACCGCCATCGCCGGGGTCGGCTGGTAGGCGGCCGCGCTGGCCACGGTGACGAGGGCGCCCCGGCCGTCGGCCGTCAGGGCGGGCAGGAACTCCCTGGTCAGTTCCGTGACCGCGAGCACGTTGAGCTGGATCATCTCGCTGATCCGGGTGGGGTCCTCGCCGGCGAAGGGGCCGTGGCTGCCGAAGCCCGCGTTGTTGACCAGCGTGTGGACCGGTACGCCGAGTCCGTCGAGCTCCGCGCGCAGCGCCGCCGCGGCACCGGGCCGGGCGAGGTCCGCGGCGATCGGGCGGGCCTTGACCCCGTAGCGGCGCTCCAGGTCCGCCGCCAGGTCCTCCAGCCGGTCGACGCGCCGGGCGACGAGGACGACGTCCGCTCCGCGCTGCGCCCACTGCCGGGCGAACTCGACGCCGAGGCCTGCGCTCGCCCCGGTGATCAGGGCTGTGGTTCCGCGGTATGTCATAGACATGGGTCGGCGCTCCGTTCCGGGACTCCGGCTGTTGGTCGATACTTGAATGTAGACAGAGCAAACATTGTTGTCAATGACAACATCGAGGGAGGAGACCGCCTTGGCCGACGCCGACGCGCCCTATCACCACGGCAATCTCAGGGAGGCCCTGCTGGCCCGCGCGGAAGAGGTGCTCGCGACCTCGGGGGCGGACAGCCTGTCGCTGCGCGCCCTCGCCCGGGACCTCGGCGTCAGCCATGCGGCGCCGGGCCGCCACTTCCGCGACCGGCAGGCGCTGCTCGACGCACTCGCAGTGGGCGGCTTCACCCGGCTCAACGAACGCCTCCGGGCCGCCGTGGGCGAGCCCGGCCCCATCGCCACCCGGCTCGCCTCCATGGGCCGCGCCTACGTCGGTTTCGCCGTCGCGCACGCCCCCCTGCTGAGCCTGATGTTCACGGCCAAGCACGCCGACCGCTCCAGCGACGAACTGCGCGAGCTCGGCCACCGGAGCCTGGAGATCGCCGCCGAACTGATCGCCCTGGCGCAGCGGGAGGGTGTCGTACGGGCCGGCGACCCGGCCCGTCTCGCCCAGGTCGCCTTCTCCGTGGTGCACGGCCTCGCGGCCCTGGCCGTGGGTTCACTCCTCGACGACACTCCGCTGGAGGAGGCGACCGACCTCGCCCTCGACGTCCTGCTCACCGGCCTCGGGCCGGCCGGTTCCGCAGCGGCCGCCGAGACCGCGCGACCTGACGCTCCTTAGCGCATTTCCCTCCACGGCGCCACTGCCGAACACAGGGGTGCGGCCGAAATCGATCGAAAGGCGAGCGCGGAGTTCCCGCGCTTCGCGCGGCGCCCACAAGCCGTGGACCTGCCATGACGCCATCACACACCCCATAAGGGGCTCTTCCCTCGCCGGAATTCGGCACCTTCGATGGCGCATTACCGATCCTCCGGTCCGATGAACTCCAACGAAAGCCCGCATGCGGGAAGTTGGGCGTCGTTATGCTCCCGGCCACCGGTCAGAAGGTCCCCCTTTTCGATAGTTCGAGGACGCCGATGCAGCAAAGAGGTACTCCCCCCGAAAGTCCCCACCTTGAGGGAAGAGCGAGCCGGTTGCTTCCCGCGGTCGCGGTCGTGGGCGCGGCCTGCCTGGCAGCTGCGCTCGTCTCCTCCTCTCGACCGCTCGGCACCGTCCTGATCTCCGTCGGCGCCCTGTGCGCCGCCGCGATCCTGGTCGAGGCGTTACGGCGCGGTCGCACGGCCGCCGCCGGGCGCGCCCAGGTCGCGGCTCTCCAGCACGTCCTGGCCCGGCAGGAGGCCGAGGCGGGCCGGCTGTCCCAGGTGGTGCTGCCCGAGGCCATCGAGCGGCTGCGCAAGGGCGAGCTGGCCGAGGACGTGCTGACCGCCCTGGGCGGGCGCGGCGGCCACGGCAACCGCTGGGGCGACGACGAGGCCCTGACCCCGCGCTTCCGGGCCGCCCTGCAGGCCGTGCTGTCCCACGTCATCGACGCGGTCGACAACGAGGAGAGCCTTCGCGACTCGGCGCAGCGGGCCTTCGTGAACGTGGCCCGCCGGGTGCAGGCGATCGTCCATCAGCAGGCCCACGAGATGCGCGAGATGGAGGACCGGCACGGCACCAACCCGGACGTCTTCGGCGACCTGCTGCGGCTCGACCACGGCACCGCCCTGATCGGCCGGCTCGCCGACTCCATCTCGGTCCTCGGCGGTGCGCGCCCCGGCCGCCAGTGGAGCAGGGCCGTCACCCTGTACTCGGTGATGCGCGGAGCGATGTCGAGGATCATCGACTACCAGCGGGTGGAGCTCCACTCGGTCTCCGAGGTCGCCGTCGTCGGTCCGATCGTCGAACCGCTGATCCACACGCTGGCGGAGCTGCTGGACAACGCCACCCGGTACTCGCCGCCGCACACCCGGGTCCACCTGACGGCCGTCGAGGTGCAGTCGGGCATCGCCGTGGAGATCGAGGACGGCGGCCTCAGCATGAGCGAGGAGGCCCGCGGGCGGGCGGAGAAGATGCTCGCCCAGGCGCAGTCCGGGATCGACCTCAACGACCTGGGCGAGACGCCGAGGCTGGGGCTGGCGGTGGTCGGCCGACTGGCGCAGGCGTACGGGTTCCAGGTGTCCCTGCGCTCGTCCGCGTACGGCGGCGTCCGTGCCGTGGTCATCGTGCCGCAGCACCTGATCACGACGGCGTCCTCCGCGACCGGTCTCGCCCACGGCATCGGCTCCTCCTCGGGGCCCAGGGCCGTGGCCGCCACACCGCGCGAGCACCCCTTCGACCGCTCGCCGGCGGGCGTGGGCGTACCCCGGCCGGCTCCGGCGCCCAGGCCGGCGCCCGTCGGTGTCGAGCAGCCGGCGGCCACCGCGCGTACCGCGACCGGCCTGCCGCAGCGACGCCGCAAGGACCGTGTGGCCGTCTCCGACCCCCGGCCGGCCGTGGAGCCGCAGTCGGCGGACGACGGCGGCCCCGGAATGTGGCTGGAGGCGTTCCACAGCGGCCTGTCCGGTACGCCCGGCCACGACGTGCCGGGCGCCGAAGGCGCGTCGGGCTCAGCGACCAAGGGGGTATGAACAGTGATGACTCAGCGAATCAGCAGCATGGACTGGATGCTCAAGGACCTGGCCGCCGGAGTGCCGCAGACGCGGCACGTGATCGTCCTGTCCGCGGACGGGCTCTGCGTGGCGCAGTACGGGGCCGAGACCGACACGGCCGACCGCCTGGCGGCGGCCTGTGCGGGCCTGCAGAGCCTGGCCGGGGCGGTGGCGGCGGAGCTGCCCCGCTCGGAGGGCAGGATGCGCCTGGTCGTGATCGAGATGGACGGCGGGTTCTTCTACCTGATGGCCGCCGGCGACGGCTCCTACCTCGCGGTCCTCGCCGACGAGGGCGTGGACGCGGGCCTGATGGGCGCGCAGATGCGCAACCTGGTGACCCGAATGGGGGACCACCTGAGCAGCCCGCCCCGGCATGACGGGCAGCCCGCGTGAATGAGCCGCCCACCAGCTGGGAGGACAGCAGCCCGGAACGGCTCTACGTCATCACCGGCGGACGCAGTGGACCCTCCACCGCCGTCCATCTGGACCTCGTGACCTTAGTCGTGGCCAAAGGGTCCGCCCGGCCCGAGATGCAGCCCGAGCAGGCGGCCATCCTGCGGATGTGTCAGTCACCGCTGTCGGTGGCCGAGATCGCCGCATACGCGGGCCTGCCCGTGAGCGTCGTCACCGTGCTGGTCGGGGATCTGATGGCCGCTCGACGCGTGTACGTCCGTCCGCCCGTTCCCGCCGCGCAGCTACCCGACCTAGCTCTGATCGAGGCAGTGATCGATGGACTTCAGAAGCTCTGACCCGCCCACGGGGCCCCGCCCGGCGGACATACTCCCGCAGACGGCCGCGGCCGCCGTGAAGATCGTCATCGTCGGCGGATTCGGGGTGGGCAAGACGACGATGGTCGGTGCGGTCAGCGAGATCAAGCCGCTGACGACCGAGGAGACGATGACCCGGGCCGGCGTCGGCGTCGACGACACCTGGGGCGTGGACCGGAAGATCACCACCACCGTCGCCATGGACTTCGGCCGCATCAGCATCAACGACGAGCTCGTCCTGTACCTGTTCGGAACACCTGGCCAGGAGCGTTTCTGGTTCCTGTGGCGCGGGCTCTTCGAGGGAGCGCTCGGGGCGGTCGTACTCCTCGACACCCGCCGCCTGGAGATCAGTTTCGATGTGATCGGACGGCTGGAGGAGCGGGGCGTCCCCTTCGTCGTGGCCGTCAACTCCTTCCCCGGCGCGCCCGAGCATCCGCTGGAGGAACTGCGCCAGGCCCTCGACCTGCCCCCCTCCGTCCCGATCCTCACCTGCGACGCCAGGCGGCGGGAATCGTCCCGCGACGTCCTGCTGACCCTCATGCGCTACCTGCACTCCCAGGCAGCCACCCAGGAGGCAATGTGAGTACCACCCCCACCCCCACCCCCGGTACCGGCTCCACCCCACCGCCCGAGTGCCCCGCCCACGCGGCGGCGACCACGGGTGGCCTGCACCGTCTCCACGGGGCGGAGGCCCAGGCCGATCCCCTCGCCCTGTACGAGAAGCTGCGGGCCGAGCACGGCCCGGTGGCCCCCGTACTGGTGAGCGGAGACCTCCCGGCCTGGCTGGTCCTCGGCCACCGGGAGAACCTGGACGTGGCGCGCACGTCCTCGCGCTTCGCCCGCGACCCGCGGGGATGGCGCGACATGCGGGAGGGCCGGGTGCCGGCCGACACCCCGCTCGGCCCCATGGTGTCGTGGGTGCCGGTGTGCAACTTCACCGACGGACCCGCTCACGAGCGGCTCCGCTCGGCCGTGGTGGAGTCCCTGGAGCGGTTCGACAAGCGCGGCATCCGCCGCTACGTGACCCGCTTCGCCAACCAGCTCGTCGACCAGATCGCGCGTGAGGGGTACGCCGACCTGGTGTCCGCCTTCTCCGACCAGCTCCCCATGCTGGTCATGACGCAGCTCATCGGGGCGCCCGACGAGCACGGGCCCCTTCTGGTGAACGCGGCTCGCGACATGCTCCAGGGAACCGAGACGGCCCTGCAGAGCGACCGCTACGTCACCGCCACGCTGGAGAGCCTGGTCGTCGAGCGCAAGGCCAAGCCGGCCCGCGACCTCGCCTCCTGGCTGATCGAGCACCCCGCCGACCTGACCGACACCGAGGTGCTGATGCACCTGCGCGTCGTGCTGATCGCGGCCTACGAGACCACCGCCAACCTGATCGCCAACACGCTGCGGACCGTACTGACCGACCCGCGGTTCCGGGCCAGCCTCTCCGGAGGCCACATGACGCTGCCCGACGCCTTGGAGCAGGTCCTGTGGGACGATCCGCCGATCAACACGATCATCGGGCGCTGGGCCACGGGTGACACCCAGCTCGGCGGCCAGCAGGTGAAGGCAGGCGACATGATCCTGCTCGGGCTGGCCGCGGGCAACGCCGACCCGCAGATCCGGCCCGATCCCGCTGCCTCCGTCCACGGCAACCGTTCCCACCTGGCCTTCAGCAGCGGCCCGCACGAGTGCCCGGGCCAGGACATCGGCCGTGCCATCGCGGACACCGGCATCGAGGTCCTGCTGGACCGGCTGCCCGACCTCCAGCTGGCGGTCGACGCGAGCGAGCTGCAATGGCGCGGCACCCTCATGTCACGCCACCTGCTGTCCCTGCCGGTACGGTTCGCCCCGCGCGCCGCGCCGGACCCGCTGCCCCAGGAGGAACAGCCGGCCGGGCACCCCGTGCACGCGGTGATCCCGCCGCAGCCGACGGCGGCGCCCGCCGTCGCCGGTCGCCGTCGCCGCGGTCGCGGTCGCGGCGTCAGCTGGTGGAAGAGGCTGCTCGGCCGCGTCTGACGGCCTCCCGGCCCAGGGCTTCCGGCCCAGGGCTCCCGCCGTACCGGCCGGAGCCCTGGGCATCGCTCAGCCGGGTACCCGCCACCAGGAGGCGAGGGCCGGCAGGTCCGGCGCCCCGGTGCCGCGGAAGCTGGGGGCGTCGGCGAACCGGACCTCGAACCCGGCGTCCGCGAGGGGCAGTTCGTGCCGGTTACGCGGGCTCGCGTACCGCGGCGCCCGACTCTGCCAGGTGATGGAGCCGGCCACGTAGTGCCCCAACGCCGCCAGATGGCGGCGCAGTTCCGCGCCCGCTCCTTCCTCCAGCCCCGCCCGCAGCGTCATGAAGCGGACCATCACCCGGTCGCGCAGGGCCACCGCGAGCGGCACGGCCTCGGCGGGCGAGCAGTTCTCCTGGTGGGCGAGGACGTTGACGAGGTTGATCTCCCGCGGCCGCAGGTGGTCGTCCTTGTCGTAGGAGAACAGGTCGTTGTCCGCGCTGACGACGAATCCCGCCGTGTCCGTGAGTGCCGTCAGCGCGCGGGAACAGAGCACCTCCGCCGGCAGCCGGTCCCCGCGTGCGACGTCGGACCAGGTCAGCGAGAAGCGCGTGCCGTTGGCCAGCGGCCCCATGGCGACGAAGTCGTTCAGCCCGGGCATGGTCCCGGCCTCGGCCCGGGCGGCCCGCCAGGCCGCTCCGAGCAGCCAGTCGCGCGTCCCCTCGGTGAACCTGCGCAGCTCGTAGGGCGTGAGCATGGCGTGGGTGCGGCGTACCAGGTCCAGCAGCGCGCGGGTCATGGGTCCGTCGGGCAGTACCGACGCCCCCGGGTCCTCGATGGTCCGCAGCAGGCGTACGCCGTGTTCGACGACGGCACTCGTCCCCACCTCGTCGGAGCCCGAATCCTGCCAGTCGTCGACGGCGTTGGCCCAGTAGTTCCACTCGGTGAAGAGCTGGACGGCCGCCACGTCCCCGTCGGGGATGATGCGGCAGGAGAAGTCGGCGCTGTGGGTGGCGAGACCCCACGCGCGCTCGACCGGGTCCGGGTAGACGCCGAAGGCGTCCAGCCATGCGACCGCCCGGTCCTCCACCTGCTTCGCCTCGGGATGGACGAGGTCGCGCTCCAGCGGGCAGTAGAAGGACGGCAGGCGCGGACCGAGGAGCGAGGGGCGCGGCGCCGGCGGCGCCGGTGGCGCCGTCACGGGCGGCCACCGAGCCGGAAGCGCAGCAGCCGCGTCTGGACCGCGTGGTCACGCCAGAGCCGGAAGAACCTGCCGTGCGCCAGCGTCGACTGTTCGAGCCGTTCCCCGGACCAGGCGCCGGGCTCGGCGTCGGCGCCCGCGCGGAGCCGGTCGAGTTCGGCGGTGTTCCACGCCATGGACTGCACCCAGAACTCCGTCACCGAGTCCGTCACGTCCTCGTCGTGCACGAGCTCGAATCCGGCGGCCTCGGCCGCGGCGAGGTACTCCCCTCTCAGTCCGAGCCGCGTTCTGTAGTAGCCGTCGATGAACTCGCGCGACGCGGAGCGGCCCGCGAAATGCTCCTGGATCCCGAACCATCCACCGGGCACGAGCGCCTTGGCGACGACTTCGAAGAGTCTGGTCCGGTCGGTGTAGCCGCTGCTCTCGTTGGCGTAGACGGCGTCGTAGGCACGCGTTTCGTCCAGGTCGTGCACATCCGCCAGTACGGGGTTCACGCGCTCCCCGACCCCGGCGTGCAGGGCGAAGTGCCGGACGATCGGAATGTGTTCCGCGGCGACGGTGAGGCTGGTGACCGACGCCCCGTGCTCCTGCGCCCAGTACAGGGACGTCCCGCCGAGGCCGCAGCCGATGTCCAGCAGCCGCCTGGGAGGGGCCTCGTACGCGCCCCAGGACCGGGCCGAGTGCTGGACGATCCGTTCCTGCGCGTCGATCATGCGCTGCTTCAGCACGCTCTGGGGGACGGTGGTGTCCGGTGGGCCGTCCGGGTACAGGCCCACGTGGAAGTGGACGCGCGGGCCCGGGCCGTACTTGTGCAGGATCTCCTGCGTCTTGCGGCTGTAGTACAGACGTATGGGATCGTCCGCGGCCGATCCCTGGCCGCTGCCTAAGGATGGTGCGAGGGGGGTGACGCGCATGGGGTGTCCGCCCTTTCGTGGGGTAGGGCCGCCTCCGGGGCCCGCGGTCACCGCTCTCACCGCGTCCCGTCCGGCACACTGTTGAAGCACGGATCATCGTGGCACTTCACAAGCCCCACGTCAGCCCACTGGAGCAACACGGAGCGGCATCCGGGCGCCGCCGGAAGCGGGCTGGCCCGTCACGCGGGTCGCGCGCCCCCGCTCCGGCGCGTACCCGGCGTCACGCCGGAGCGCCCGTTCGCACAGCGGACATGTGTTCGATGGAAATCCTGCGGACCGAAGCGGACAGAAACGGTCCGCAAACCGGCCGGTACGCGTGCGCGGCGAAAGAGCGGAGCGCTCCGGGATCCCCCGGGCCGCAGTGCGTCCTGCCTGGCTTGATGCCCCGGGTTTTGCCTGGTAGGCCCCGGTGCGGAGCCCGGCACGACGGCCGGCGGCCGGGCGATCGGGAAGGAACGGTGCGGGCGGCGGGCGGCGGCCGCCAGAGCGCTGTGCCCGCATTACGTGGATACCCTGTGAAGTGTGATCGAGTCTGGACGGCCGCGGGTACGCCGGCGCCCCGGCCCGGGACGACTTGTGCGGCTGTCGCCGGTCTTCCTGACCGTGGTCATCGCCAGCCTGGCGTACGCCACTCCGCCGGAGATGGCCTTCAGCCGCCTCCTGCCCGCGGCCCCGGCCCTGGCCGCTGCCATGTGGCCGGTGCTTCCGACCGTCCTGCTCGGAACGGTCTGCCTCTGCCTGATGATCGGCCTCGGCTTCGTCTTCCCCGACCTGGGAACGTGGTGGACGGCCGCGGGGATCATCGCGGTCACCGTGGCCGCCGCGTACGGAAGCCATCTCCGGCTCCAGCGCGAGCGCACCCTCTTCCAGGTACGGCTCGTCGCCGACGCGGCGCAGCAAGTGGTCCTCAGCCCCATGCCCCGCCGCTTCGGCGCGATCGAGATCGAGTCGCTGTACCTCGCGGCCGCAGCCGAGGCCCGCATCGGCGGGGACTTCTACGAAGTGGTCGACACCCCGTACGGGGTCAGGCTGCTCATCGGTGACGTACGGGGCAAAGGGCTCCCGGCGGTGGGGGCCGCCGCGGCGATCGTCAACGCCTTCCGGGAGGCCGCCTACGACGAGACCGACATGGTCGAGGTCGCCCGCCGGATGGATGCCAGCAGCACCCGTTACAACGCCGCGTTCCCACCCGAGGGGCCGATGGAACGTTTCGCCACCGCCCTGCTCGTCCAGATCCCGCACGAGGGCAGACGCATCGACATCCTCAACTGCGGACACCCCCCGCCACTGCTCCTGAACCGCGGGGAACTGCACATCCTTGAGTCCGTCACCCCCTCACCGCTGCTCAGCCTCGCCGAGCTGATCGGCGACCACTACAGCGTCGACACCTTCGACTTCGCCTCCGACGACCTGCTGCTCCTCTACACCGACGGGATCGCCGAAGCCCGCGCCCGCGACGGCGAGTTCTTCCCGCTGGCGGCCTGGATGGGCCGGCAGCCCCCGACACCGCCCCGCGAACTGCTCGCGGCCCTTCACCGCGACCTGCTCCGCCACAGCAAAGGCAGCCTGGACGACGACATCGCCGCCCTCGCCATACGCCGGCGCGGCCCCTGAGACCGCCGGCGCGGGCGGGCGGCCTACTCTGGGACCCCGTGAACCGAACCGACAGACTCTACGCACTGGTCGAGGAGCTTCGGGCGGTGGCGCCCCGGCCGCGCAGCGCCCGGTGGCTCGCCGGACGCTTCGAGGTCAGCGCCCGTACGATCGAACGGGACCTCCGGGCCCTGCAGGACGGCGGGGTGCCGGTCTACGCCGAACCGGGCCGGACCGGCGGCTACGTACTGGACCGCAGCCGCAGCCTGCCGCCGCTGGCCATCACCGCCGCGGAGGCGACAGCACTGGCCGCCGGCCTGCACGCGCTGGCCGGTACCCCCTTCACCGAGGCCGCCCGCTCCGCGCTGCACAAGGTGCTCGCCGTCATGCCGCCCCCGGAACGCGACCGCGCCGCCGCCTTCGCCTCGCAGGTCCAGCTGGTCGGCACCGGGACGCCGGGTCCGCCCGCGGTGCCGCGGGTGCTTCAGGACGCCCTGACCGACGGCCTCGTGGTCCGGCTGCGGTACGCGGACCGCCACGGCGCCGCCACCGACCGGCTGGTCGAGCCCCTGGGCTTCCTGGGCGGCGAGCACTGGTACCTGATCGCGTGGTGCCGGCTCCGCGACGCACCGCGCGGCTTCCGCTTCGACCGGGTGCTGGAGGCCCGGTCACTGCCGGAGCGGGCGCCGCGCCGCGAGGTGGACATCGCCCAACTGGACGTGCTCGGGAGGGAGCTGACAGGGCTGGCCGGGTTGGGCGGCGCGGACCGGGCGGACCGAGTGTGACCGTAAACACCGACAGGACGGTGTCGCGGGAGGCCGGGAGTCTGGGTGACAGCAGAAGCACCGCAACGGAATCGAGGACTTCCCATGACCACCGACATCGCGACGAACGCCGCCCGCACCACCGGCTTCCGGTCCCTGGCCTCCACCCTGTTCGAGCAGTGGACGGCGCTCTGGAACGGTGAGACGGACCTCGCCGCGCGGATCGTCACCCCGGGCTTCCGGATCTCCCTGGCCAACGCCGTCGAGTCCGCCGCCACCGACGACCTGCGCGGTCCGCGGGACCTGGCCCGCTTCGTCGCCGACCACCGCGCGTCGATCCCCGGCCTGCACTACCGCCTCGACGGCGAGCCGGTCGTGGACGAGGCGACCGGCCGGATCACGTGCCGGTGGACCGTGACGTTCCCGGACGCCTCGGGGACCCCGGTGGCCAAGAGCGGCATCGACGTGCTGGCCGTGACCGACGGGCGCATCCGGGAGGTGTGGTCGGTGACCGGCCTGCGCGTCTTCGCCTCCGCCGGCTGAGGTTCAGGGCCACTCGACGGGCTGGACAACGGTTTCCCCGAGCACCTTCAGGAAGGCTTCGACCGGGGCGGGGACCGGTGGTGCGCCGTAGACGACGGCGTCGACGAAGCGGTGTTCGTCCGGTAGGCGGTCGATCCGCACACCGGGGTGGCGGTGAGCGCGCAGGGCGAGGCCGGGCAGCGTGGTGACACCGAGACCGGCGGCCACGAGCGCCTGGGCCGCGACGTAGTCGTCGGTCTCGAAGCCGATCGCGGGAGTGAAGCCACGCTTCTCGCACGCCGACAGGAGGTGCGTGCGGCACCGCTCGCAACCGGCGATCCACCGTTGTCCGCGATAGGTGCCGAGGTCGGCGCGCGGACCCGGCCAGGACGTACCGTCGCGGCTGACGACGTACACCGGCTCGTGCAGGATCGAGGTCGCCGTGTGGCCCGGGCGGCCACCGGGCGGGCCGTCACCGTGGTGGAAGGTGAAGGCGACATCGACCTCGCCGCGCCGCAGGGCCGCCAGGGCTTCCGGCGGTTCCGCCTCGGTCAGGGCCAGTTCGATGTCGGGATGCCGGACGCCGAAGGCGGCGCTCACCGTCGGTACGAGCGTGGCCAGCGCGGAGGGGAACGCCGCGAGGCGCACCCGCCCGGCGCCGAGCCCCGCATGGGCGGCCAGTTCGGTCCGGGCCGAATCGATACGGCCGAGGATCTCCTCCGCGCGATCGGCCAGCAGGCGGCCGGCCTCGGTCAGCCGGATGCCCCGGCCCGCCCGCTGGACGAGCGGTACGCCGGCCTCGGCCTCGAGCCTGGCGAGGTGATGGCTGACCGACGGCTGCGCGTAGTGCAGTGCGGTGGCGGCGGCCGTCACCGAACCCTCGCGGGCGATGGCGGCGAACACACGGAGTCGGTTCTCGTCGAACATTCATCGATGATATCGATGGGTTCATCAGAATCCGGCATTTGTCCTATGGATCGGCCCCTGCGCAGCATGAGGGCATGCACCTTCCCACGATCTCCGACGTCCTTCGCGCGCGCCGTCTACAGAGCGCGCACCTGTCCCCGACCCCCCTGCTCTCCTATCCGGCCCTCGACGCCACCGTCGGCGCCGGCATCCGGGTGCTGGTCAAACACGAGAACCTGCAGCCGACCGGCGCCCTCAAGGTCCGCGGGGGTGTCACCCTGCTGGCCTCGATGGATCCGGACGAGCGGGCACGGGGTGTCCTCTCGTACTCCACCGGCAACCACGCGCAGTCCCTCGCCTACGCCGCGGCGCTCTTCCGCGTCCCGTGCACCATCGTCATGCCGGAGAACGCGAACCCTCTCAAGGCCGCGGCCGTGCGGCGTCTCGGCGCCGAACTGGTCCAATCCGGCGCGGACTTCGAAGCGGCCCGCCGCCACGCCGAGCAGCTCGCGCCCCGGCGCGGGATGCGCCTGGTCAGTGCGGCGAACGAGCCGGCG is a window encoding:
- a CDS encoding PP2C family protein-serine/threonine phosphatase, whose amino-acid sequence is MIESGRPRVRRRPGPGRLVRLSPVFLTVVIASLAYATPPEMAFSRLLPAAPALAAAMWPVLPTVLLGTVCLCLMIGLGFVFPDLGTWWTAAGIIAVTVAAAYGSHLRLQRERTLFQVRLVADAAQQVVLSPMPRRFGAIEIESLYLAAAAEARIGGDFYEVVDTPYGVRLLIGDVRGKGLPAVGAAAAIVNAFREAAYDETDMVEVARRMDASSTRYNAAFPPEGPMERFATALLVQIPHEGRRIDILNCGHPPPLLLNRGELHILESVTPSPLLSLAELIGDHYSVDTFDFASDDLLLLYTDGIAEARARDGEFFPLAAWMGRQPPTPPRELLAALHRDLLRHSKGSLDDDIAALAIRRRGP
- a CDS encoding helix-turn-helix transcriptional regulator, producing MNRTDRLYALVEELRAVAPRPRSARWLAGRFEVSARTIERDLRALQDGGVPVYAEPGRTGGYVLDRSRSLPPLAITAAEATALAAGLHALAGTPFTEAARSALHKVLAVMPPPERDRAAAFASQVQLVGTGTPGPPAVPRVLQDALTDGLVVRLRYADRHGAATDRLVEPLGFLGGEHWYLIAWCRLRDAPRGFRFDRVLEARSLPERAPRREVDIAQLDVLGRELTGLAGLGGADRADRV
- a CDS encoding nuclear transport factor 2 family protein, which encodes MTTDIATNAARTTGFRSLASTLFEQWTALWNGETDLAARIVTPGFRISLANAVESAATDDLRGPRDLARFVADHRASIPGLHYRLDGEPVVDEATGRITCRWTVTFPDASGTPVAKSGIDVLAVTDGRIREVWSVTGLRVFASAG
- a CDS encoding LysR family transcriptional regulator, whose protein sequence is MFDENRLRVFAAIAREGSVTAAATALHYAQPSVSHHLARLEAEAGVPLVQRAGRGIRLTEAGRLLADRAEEILGRIDSARTELAAHAGLGAGRVRLAAFPSALATLVPTVSAAFGVRHPDIELALTEAEPPEALAALRRGEVDVAFTFHHGDGPPGGRPGHTATSILHEPVYVVSRDGTSWPGPRADLGTYRGQRWIAGCERCRTHLLSACEKRGFTPAIGFETDDYVAAQALVAAGLGVTTLPGLALRAHRHPGVRIDRLPDEHRFVDAVVYGAPPVPAPVEAFLKVLGETVVQPVEWP